Proteins from a genomic interval of Streptomyces sp. Tu6071:
- a CDS encoding aminotransferase class I/II-fold pyridoxal phosphate-dependent enzyme, protein MGSRGGRDPGFLEPSYAVAGFAAPAELSGRLGETAGDGDVVAAACGYWARRGLETGPEGVLLAPGGGALLLALLAARGGDILVPRPCAAWWLPQARLLGRAAHPVPTPAEYGGVPDPYALMETVRRVLREGGDPRVLVLGVVDDPTGTVPEPEAVDAALEAAAGCGLTVVVDESLRDTPHSPHHPLVLSPARAHPDDVVVLTDLAGALLPADWPLALARFPATPAGLTLRARTADALTAAGARPAGPLRAPAARALAEPPELRARARAIARAHGLVARAAHARATAAGAFALPPRAGRSLLVDLGPFREALAARGVLDAVDLEADLNARLPFPVHGGHRFGDPLPALRVRMPTAGLLGPSPAAREPALTSPDPLALPDPRRALSMFEAVLRDLAATEPPHAPGTGHRQDGTGTATHAGRDSRDTGTGTDAGTGTGTGGRTVEGAE, encoded by the coding sequence GTGGGCAGTCGAGGTGGGCGCGATCCCGGGTTCCTGGAGCCGTCGTACGCCGTGGCCGGATTCGCGGCGCCGGCGGAGCTGAGCGGACGGCTCGGGGAGACGGCGGGGGACGGCGACGTCGTCGCCGCCGCTTGCGGGTACTGGGCGCGACGGGGCCTGGAGACCGGTCCGGAGGGGGTGCTCCTCGCGCCCGGCGGGGGTGCCCTGTTGCTGGCCCTGCTCGCGGCCAGGGGCGGCGACATCCTCGTCCCGCGTCCCTGCGCCGCCTGGTGGCTGCCGCAGGCGCGGCTGCTCGGGCGCGCCGCGCACCCCGTGCCCACCCCCGCGGAGTACGGGGGCGTCCCCGACCCGTACGCGCTCATGGAGACCGTACGGCGGGTGCTCCGCGAGGGCGGCGACCCGCGCGTCCTCGTGCTCGGCGTCGTCGACGACCCGACCGGGACCGTGCCCGAGCCCGAGGCGGTCGACGCGGCCCTCGAAGCGGCGGCCGGCTGCGGCCTCACCGTCGTCGTCGACGAGAGCCTGCGCGACACCCCGCACTCCCCGCACCACCCCCTCGTCCTGAGCCCCGCGCGTGCCCACCCGGACGACGTCGTCGTCCTCACCGACCTCGCCGGGGCGCTGCTCCCCGCCGACTGGCCGCTCGCCCTGGCCCGTTTCCCCGCCACCCCCGCCGGCCTCACGCTGCGCGCCCGTACCGCCGACGCCCTCACCGCGGCGGGCGCCCGCCCCGCCGGACCGCTCCGCGCGCCCGCCGCGCGCGCCCTCGCGGAACCGCCGGAGCTGCGCGCGCGGGCCCGCGCGATCGCCCGCGCGCACGGCCTCGTCGCCCGCGCGGCCCACGCGCGCGCCACGGCCGCGGGAGCGTTCGCGCTGCCGCCGCGCGCCGGGCGCTCCCTCCTCGTCGACCTCGGCCCCTTCCGCGAGGCGCTGGCCGCGCGCGGCGTACTCGACGCCGTCGACCTCGAAGCGGACCTCAACGCGCGGCTCCCCTTCCCCGTGCACGGCGGCCACCGCTTCGGCGACCCGCTCCCCGCGCTCCGCGTCCGCATGCCGACCGCGGGACTCCTCGGCCCTTCACCCGCCGCGCGCGAGCCCGCCCTCACCTCCCCGGACCCCCTCGCGTTGCCGGACCCGCGCCGGGCCCTGAGCATGTTCGAAGCCGTCCTGCGCGACCTCGCCGCGACGGAGCCGCCGCACGCCCCGGGAACGGGGCACCGGCAGGACGGCACGGGAACAGCGACGCACGCAGGCAGAGACAGCAGAGACACAGGCACAGGCACGGACGCGGGTACCGGCACCGGCACCGGTGGCCGCACCGTGGAGGGAGCGGAATGA
- a CDS encoding ABC-F family ATP-binding cassette domain-containing protein, which yields MGHLEAGHVEYFLPDGRPLLGDVSFRIGEGVVAALVGPNGAGKTTLLRLLSGELQPHGGAVTSSGGLGVMPQFVGSVRDESTVRDLLVSVAQPRVREAARAVDKAEHAIMTVDDEAAQLAYAQALSDWAEARGYEAETLWDVCTVAALGIPYEQAQWRQVRTLSGGEQKRLVLEALLRGPDAVLLLDEPDNYLDVPGKRWLEEQLEQTRKTVLFVSHDRELLNRSARRIISVEPGPDGAEVWTHGTGFATYHEARKERFERYEELRRRWDEKHAQLKKLVLDMRQYAKNSDAMASRYAAAQTRLRKFEEAGPPPEPPRKQEITMRLRGGRTGVRSVTCEKLELTGLMKPFDLEVFFGERVAVLGSNGSGKSHFLRLLAGEDVAHTGAWKLGARVVPGHFAQTHAHPELEGRTLLDILWSEHAKDRGAAMSRLRRYELTGQAEQRYERLSGGQQARFQILLLELEGVTALLLDEPTDNLDLESAEALQEGLEAFEGTVLAVTHDRWFARAFDRYLVFGEDGRVRETPEPVWDERRVARAR from the coding sequence ATGGGACATCTCGAAGCAGGGCACGTGGAGTACTTCCTTCCCGACGGGAGGCCGCTGCTCGGGGACGTGTCCTTCCGCATCGGCGAGGGCGTCGTCGCCGCGCTCGTGGGTCCCAACGGGGCGGGCAAGACGACGCTCCTGCGCCTGCTCTCCGGTGAACTCCAGCCGCACGGCGGCGCGGTCACGTCGAGCGGCGGGCTCGGCGTGATGCCGCAGTTCGTCGGCTCCGTCCGCGACGAGTCCACCGTGCGCGACCTGCTCGTCTCCGTCGCGCAACCCCGCGTCCGCGAGGCCGCGCGCGCTGTCGACAAGGCCGAGCACGCGATCATGACCGTCGACGACGAGGCCGCCCAGCTCGCCTACGCGCAGGCCCTCTCGGACTGGGCGGAGGCGCGCGGCTACGAGGCCGAGACGCTGTGGGACGTGTGCACGGTCGCGGCCCTCGGCATCCCCTACGAGCAGGCCCAGTGGCGCCAGGTCCGCACGCTCTCGGGCGGCGAGCAGAAACGGCTCGTCCTCGAAGCGCTCCTGCGCGGCCCGGACGCCGTCCTCCTCCTCGACGAGCCGGACAACTACCTGGACGTGCCGGGCAAGCGCTGGCTGGAGGAACAGCTCGAACAGACCCGTAAGACGGTCCTCTTCGTGAGCCACGACCGCGAACTCCTCAACCGCTCGGCGCGGCGCATCATCAGCGTCGAACCGGGCCCGGACGGCGCCGAGGTGTGGACGCACGGCACCGGTTTCGCGACGTACCACGAGGCGCGCAAGGAGCGCTTCGAGCGGTACGAGGAGCTGCGCCGCCGCTGGGACGAGAAGCACGCGCAGCTCAAGAAACTCGTTCTGGACATGCGCCAGTACGCGAAGAACAGCGACGCGATGGCCTCCCGCTACGCGGCGGCGCAGACGCGGCTGCGCAAGTTCGAGGAGGCGGGGCCGCCGCCCGAGCCGCCGCGCAAGCAGGAGATCACGATGCGGCTGCGCGGCGGGCGGACCGGGGTGCGCTCGGTGACATGCGAGAAGCTCGAACTCACGGGCCTCATGAAGCCCTTCGACCTGGAGGTGTTCTTCGGCGAGCGCGTCGCGGTGCTCGGCTCCAACGGCTCGGGCAAATCGCACTTCCTGCGCCTCCTCGCGGGCGAGGACGTCGCTCACACGGGCGCCTGGAAGCTCGGCGCCCGCGTCGTACCCGGGCACTTCGCGCAGACCCACGCGCACCCCGAGCTGGAGGGCCGCACGCTCCTCGACATCCTGTGGAGCGAGCACGCGAAGGACCGGGGCGCCGCGATGTCACGACTGCGGCGCTACGAGCTGACGGGGCAGGCCGAGCAGCGCTACGAACGCCTCTCCGGCGGCCAGCAGGCCCGCTTCCAGATCCTCCTGCTCGAACTGGAGGGCGTGACCGCGCTCCTCCTCGACGAGCCGACGGACAACCTGGACCTGGAGAGCGCCGAAGCGCTCCAGGAGGGCCTGGAAGCCTTCGAGGGCACCGTCCTCGCCGTCACGCACGACCGCTGGTTCGCGCGCGCCTTCGACCGCTACCTCGTCTTCGGCGAGGACGGCCGCGTCCGCGAGACCCCCGAGCCGGTGTGGGACGAACGGCGGGTCGCGCGCGCGAGGTGA